In one window of Henckelia pumila isolate YLH828 chromosome 1, ASM3356847v2, whole genome shotgun sequence DNA:
- the LOC140889675 gene encoding small ribosomal subunit protein eS1-like: MAVGKNKRISKGKKGGKKKATDPFAKKDWYDIKAPSIFNTRNVGKTLVTRTQGTKIASEGLKHRVVEVSLADLQGDEDHAFRKIRLRVEDVQGKNVLTNFWGMDFTTDKLRSLVKKWQSLIEAHVDVKTTDNYTLRLFCIGFTKKRVNQQKRTCYAQSSQIRQIRRKMREIMVNQAQSCDLKDLVQKFIPESIGKEIEKATSSIYPLQNVYIRKVKILKAPKFDLGKLMEVHGDYSEDVGVKLERPAEETPEVTEVVGA; this comes from the exons ATGGCCGTCGG TAAGAACAAGAGGATTTCAAAGGGTAAGAAGGGAGGCAAGAAGAAAGC GACCGATCCGTTTGCTAAAAAAGATTGGTATGATATCAAAGCGCCTTCAATATTCAACACCAGAAATGTCGGCAAAACCCTTGTCACTCGTACTCAGGGTACAAAG ATTGCTTCTGAAGGACTCAAGCATCGTGTTGTTGAGGTGTCCTTGGCTGACCTTCAAGGTGATGAAGACCACGCCTTCAGAAAGATCCGTTTGAGAGTTGAAGATGTTCAGGGCAAGAATGTTCTCACAAACTTCTGG GGTATGGACTTTACTACTGATAAATTAAGGTCACTTGTCAAGAAGTGGCAGTCATTGATTGAGGCTCATGTTGATGTCAAAACTACTGACAATTATACTCTGAGATTGTTTTGCATTGGTTTCACCAAGAAGCGTGTGAATCAGCAGAAGAGGACATGTTACGCACAGTCCAGCCAAATTCGTCAA ATCCGGAGGAAGATGCGTGAAATCATGGTTAACCAGGCACAATCCTGTGATCTCAAGGATTTGGTTCAGAAGTTCATTCCCGAGTCAATCGGAAAAGAGATTGAGAAGGCTACTTCTAGTATTTACCCTCTGCAAAATGTGTACATTAGGAAGGTTAAGATCTTAAAAGCTCCCAAATTCGACCTTGGCAAGTTAATGGAG GTTCACGGCGATTATAGTGAAGACGTTGGTGTCAAGCTTGAGAGGCCTGCTGAGGAGACGCCTGAGGTGACCGAAGTCGTGGGTGCTTAG
- the LOC140889489 gene encoding calmodulin-1-like, with the protein MADAMLNEEQIVEFKEAFSLFDKDGDGCITIEELATVIRSLDQNPSEEELQDMINEVDSDGNGTIEFAEFLTLMAKKVKDTHDSEEELKEAFKVFDKDQNGYISAAELRHVMINLGEKLSDDEVEQMIREADLDGDGQVNYDEFVKMMMTIG; encoded by the exons ATGGCCGACGCAATGCTTAATGAAGAACAGATTGTTGAGTTCAAAGAAGCCTTTAGTCTATTTGACAAAGATGGTGATG GTTGTATTACCATCGAAGAATTGGCGACGGTGATAAGGTCTTTGGATCAGAACCCCAGTGAGGAGGAGCTTCAGGATATGATTAATGAGGTTGATTCTGACGGGAATGGGACCATCGAATTTGCTGAGTTCTTGACTCTCATGGCCAAGAAAGTTAAG GACACTCATGATTCCGAGGAGGAGCTCAAGGAAGCATTCAAAGTGTTTGACAAAGATCAAAATGGCTACATTTCAGCTGCtgag ctTCGTCATGTGATGATCAATTTAGGTGAAAAATTAAGCGATGATGAGGTGGAGCAGATGATTAGAGAAGCGGATTTGGATGGCGACGGGCAAGTTAATTACGATGAATttgtgaagatgatgatgacTATTGGTTGA
- the LOC140880693 gene encoding guanine nucleotide-binding protein subunit gamma 2 produces MQTGSSGELRSPMGAADTRGKHRVSAELKRLEQETRFLEEELEQLEKMEKASAACKEMLSNIETRPDPLLPVTNGPINPIWDRWFEGPQDSSGCRCQIL; encoded by the exons ATGCAAACTGGGAGTTCAGGTGAGCTTCGATCGCCGATGGGAGCAGCGGATACAAGAGGGAAACACAGGGTTTCTGCTGAATTGAAGAGACTCGAGCAAGAAACTCGATTCTTGGAG GAAGAATTGGAACAGCTCGAGAAAATGGAGAAAGCATCAGCTGCTTGTAAGGA GATGCTGAGTAATATCGAGACAAGACCAGACCCTCTTCTTCCTGT AACGAATGGACCGATAAATCCAATTTGGGATCGATGGTTTGAAGGGCCTCAAGATTCTTCTGGATGCAGATGCCAGATACTATGA
- the LOC140874732 gene encoding uncharacterized protein, whose product MGALMSKFWFMMFPAKEYKIVVVGLDNAGKTTTLYKLHLGEVVTTHPTVGSNVEEVVYKNIRFEVWDLGGQDRLRTSWATYYRGTHAVIVVIDSTDRARISIVKDELFGLLPHEDLQNAVVLIFANKQDIKDCMTPAEITDALSLHSIKNHDWHIQASCALTGEGLYDGLGWIAQKVTGKATS is encoded by the exons ATGGGGGCACTCATGTCCAAATTCTGGTTCATGATGTTTCCGGCGAAGGAGTATAAGATCGTGGTGGTGGGTTTGGACAACGCCGGCAAAACGACGACGCTCTACAAGCTTCATTTGGGGGAGGTGGTCACCACCCACCCAACTGTTGGGAGCAATGTTGAGGAGGTTGTGTACAAGAATATCCGTTTCGAG GTATGGGATCTTGGTGGGCAAGACCGACTCAGGACATCATGGGCGACTTACTACCGTGGGACTCATGCTGTTATTGTGGTAATAGACAGCACAGACAGAGCTAGGATTTCTATCGTGAAGGAtgaattatttggactccttcCACACGAAGATCTACAAAATGCTGTTGTTCTCATATTTGCAAACAAGCAGGATATCAAGGATTGCATGACACCTGCTGAAATAACCGATGCTCTGTCTCTTCACAGTATCAAGAACCATGATTGGCATATTCAAGCTAGCTGTGCTCTTACCGGTGAAGGTTTATACGATGGGTTGGGATGGATAGCGCAGAAAGTAACTGGGAAAGCAACTAGCTGA